In one window of Azoarcus olearius DNA:
- the phoU gene encoding phosphate signaling complex protein PhoU: protein MSEHTYRQFDAELEAIRTGVLQMGGLVETQVANALEGLKTGNLGLLDRVIEGDHSINLLEVELADTCTQIIAKRQPTAIDLRLIMTVIKSIADLERIGDEAKKIAKAAKRLHAGDVPFAPRVELGYGAGLALDMLRSSLDSFARADVSAVASVKDQDAEVDAYFKGVMRQLITFMMEDPRTITSSLDVLFIAKSIERIGDHAKNIAEYVVFLVQGRDVRYAKSAAAAAESKNTP, encoded by the coding sequence ATGAGCGAACACACGTACAGACAGTTCGATGCCGAACTGGAGGCAATCCGCACCGGGGTGCTGCAAATGGGCGGTCTGGTCGAAACCCAGGTCGCCAACGCCCTCGAAGGGCTCAAGACCGGCAACCTCGGCCTGCTCGACCGCGTCATCGAGGGCGACCACAGCATCAACCTGCTCGAAGTCGAACTGGCCGATACTTGCACCCAGATCATCGCCAAGCGCCAGCCCACCGCGATCGATCTGCGGCTGATCATGACGGTGATCAAGTCGATTGCCGACCTCGAACGCATCGGCGACGAGGCCAAGAAGATCGCCAAGGCGGCGAAGCGCCTGCACGCCGGTGACGTTCCGTTCGCACCGCGCGTGGAACTCGGCTACGGCGCCGGACTGGCGCTGGACATGCTGCGCAGTTCGCTCGACAGCTTCGCGCGCGCCGACGTTTCTGCAGTGGCCTCGGTGAAGGACCAGGACGCTGAAGTCGACGCCTACTTCAAGGGCGTGATGCGTCAGCTGATCACCTTCATGATGGAAGACCCGCGCACGATCACCAGCAGCCTCGATGTGCTGTTCATCGCCAAGTCGATCGAGCGCATCGGCGACCACGCGAAGAACATCGCCGAATACGTGGTTTTCCTCGTCCAGGGACGGGACGTGCGCTACGCGAAGTCCGCCGCCGCAGCCGCGGAGAGCAAGAACACGCCCTGA
- a CDS encoding sensor domain-containing diguanylate cyclase, whose product MPDFGGTPRAIPRWHVLMAALGGALVVALVIVLAPWLAGAGWAPGVVAVVVAGALAALGAYCQQRRMLGLLRRDESELHSRIDAWHEAGSLPASELACPLERIDRAAGQTLFLRQIAEGVHGLEALFDDGGRLLWISPSIERLTGWTPQECVAANDPIETLAHESDRRYCKRAAEQVLADGVQQEFEMRLAHKDGRYGWVACRWRALVDGSGRRVGLRMSAEDIQARKETEYKLLETVAELRRAQALREHYLARSNDERQRLAALLNVIGLGIIFIDHDHRVLYFNRAMLKIWGFPPDENLIGTRDVVLQRTIAPLLADPESYFAHIEEVLADRRSVSEQFEVRMKDGRIVTDISSVVESGKGARGIGRVWIYEDVTEQRRVADQLIALAERDPLTNLYNRRRFHEELERMLAEATRRDLEVGLVAIDLDGFKPINDRFGHQAGDEVLVGVAEGVARIIRRNEMFFRLGGDEFAMLVPDTSEAELSELAARLVEAIDALHFTFAGESAGVTASIGIALFPHHGEGGEALMVAADQAMYRSKSDGRNRWMVSGGKHGGNGESDRMAARNRIPDEPPREKD is encoded by the coding sequence ATGCCTGATTTCGGCGGAACGCCTCGCGCCATTCCCCGCTGGCACGTCCTGATGGCGGCGCTTGGCGGCGCGCTGGTGGTGGCGCTGGTGATTGTGCTCGCGCCATGGCTTGCAGGTGCAGGATGGGCGCCCGGCGTGGTCGCGGTGGTCGTTGCGGGGGCGCTTGCCGCGCTCGGAGCGTATTGCCAGCAGCGCCGCATGCTGGGCTTGTTGCGGCGCGACGAGTCCGAACTGCACAGCCGCATCGACGCTTGGCACGAGGCGGGCAGCCTGCCGGCAAGCGAACTGGCGTGTCCGCTCGAGCGGATTGACCGCGCCGCCGGCCAGACCCTGTTCCTGCGCCAGATCGCCGAAGGCGTGCATGGCCTGGAGGCACTGTTCGACGACGGCGGACGGCTGCTGTGGATCAGCCCCTCGATCGAGCGCTTGACCGGGTGGACGCCGCAGGAGTGCGTGGCGGCGAACGACCCGATCGAAACGCTGGCGCATGAATCGGACCGCCGCTACTGCAAGCGGGCGGCGGAGCAGGTGCTGGCCGACGGCGTCCAGCAGGAGTTCGAGATGCGCCTGGCGCACAAGGACGGCCGCTACGGCTGGGTCGCGTGCCGCTGGCGCGCGCTGGTGGACGGCAGCGGGCGCCGCGTGGGCTTGCGGATGTCGGCGGAAGACATCCAGGCCCGCAAGGAAACAGAGTACAAGCTGCTGGAAACCGTGGCCGAACTGCGCCGCGCCCAGGCGCTGCGCGAGCACTACCTGGCACGCAGCAACGACGAGCGCCAGCGCCTCGCTGCGCTGCTGAACGTCATCGGCCTCGGGATCATCTTCATCGACCATGACCATCGCGTGCTGTACTTCAACCGCGCGATGCTGAAGATCTGGGGCTTCCCCCCCGATGAAAACCTGATCGGCACACGCGATGTGGTACTGCAGCGGACGATCGCGCCGCTGCTCGCCGATCCCGAGTCCTATTTCGCCCACATCGAGGAGGTGCTCGCGGATCGCCGGTCGGTCAGCGAGCAGTTCGAGGTCCGCATGAAGGACGGGCGCATCGTCACCGACATTTCGTCGGTGGTCGAAAGCGGCAAGGGCGCACGGGGCATCGGCCGGGTCTGGATTTACGAGGACGTCACCGAGCAGCGCCGGGTGGCCGACCAGCTGATCGCGCTGGCCGAGCGCGATCCGCTGACCAACCTCTATAACCGCCGCCGCTTCCATGAAGAACTCGAGCGCATGCTGGCCGAGGCGACCCGGCGCGACCTGGAGGTGGGCTTGGTCGCGATCGACCTCGACGGCTTCAAGCCGATCAACGACCGCTTCGGCCACCAGGCGGGAGACGAGGTTCTGGTTGGGGTCGCGGAAGGGGTCGCCCGCATCATCCGGCGCAACGAAATGTTCTTCCGCCTCGGCGGTGACGAGTTCGCGATGCTGGTGCCCGATACCTCGGAAGCCGAGCTGTCCGAACTGGCAGCGCGCCTGGTCGAGGCGATCGACGCCCTGCATTTCACATTTGCGGGTGAGTCGGCGGGTGTGACGGCGAGCATCGGCATCGCGCTGTTCCCGCATCACGGCGAGGGTGGAGAAGCGTTGATGGTGGCCGCGGATCAGGCGATGTACCGGTCCAAGAGCGACGGTCGCAACCGCTGGATGGTCTCGGGCGGCAAGCATGGCGGGAACGGGGAATCCGATAGAATGGCGGCACGTAATCGCATCCCCGATGAACCCCCCCGTGAAAAGGATTGA
- the rpiA gene encoding ribose-5-phosphate isomerase RpiA: MTQDELKKAAALAALDYVEDGMIVGVGTGSTVNHFIDGLAGIKHRIRGAVSSSEASSKRLAAHGIALLDLNDVDELPVYIDGADEIDHGFAMIKGGGGALTREKIVAAVARRFVCICDESKRVDVLGRFPLPIEVIPMARSQVMRAAAALGATPRLREGFVTDNGNLIIDLHGLSITDPCATEQALNAVVGVVTNGLFAARGADTLLLASAQGVRRFERSAT; encoded by the coding sequence ATGACCCAGGACGAACTCAAGAAAGCCGCCGCCCTCGCCGCACTCGACTATGTGGAGGACGGAATGATCGTCGGCGTCGGCACCGGCTCGACGGTGAACCACTTCATCGACGGGCTGGCCGGCATCAAGCACCGCATCCGCGGCGCCGTCTCCAGTTCCGAGGCCAGCTCCAAACGCCTTGCCGCGCATGGCATTGCGCTGCTCGACCTCAACGACGTCGACGAACTGCCGGTGTATATCGACGGCGCGGACGAAATCGACCACGGCTTCGCGATGATCAAGGGCGGCGGCGGCGCGCTCACGCGCGAGAAGATCGTCGCTGCGGTCGCACGCCGCTTTGTCTGCATCTGCGACGAATCCAAGCGGGTGGACGTACTGGGCCGCTTTCCGCTGCCGATCGAGGTCATCCCGATGGCGCGCAGCCAGGTGATGCGTGCGGCGGCAGCGCTGGGCGCGACCCCGCGGCTGCGCGAGGGCTTCGTGACCGACAACGGCAACCTGATCATCGACCTCCATGGCCTGTCGATCACCGACCCGTGCGCAACCGAGCAGGCCCTGAACGCGGTCGTGGGCGTGGTCACCAACGGCCTGTTCGCGGCGCGCGGTGCCGACACCCTGCTGCTGGCCAGCGCCCAAGGCGTGCGCCGGTTCGAGCGTTCCGCAACATAA
- a CDS encoding oxidative damage protection protein: MARMVNCIKLGREAEGLDLPPVPGELGKRIYESVSKEAWQQWVKYQTMLINENRLNLMDPRARKYLSEQMEKHFFEGGADAIGGFVPPAQ, from the coding sequence ATGGCGCGTATGGTGAACTGCATCAAACTGGGCCGGGAGGCCGAAGGGCTCGACCTTCCGCCCGTGCCCGGCGAACTGGGCAAGCGGATTTATGAAAGCGTCTCGAAGGAGGCGTGGCAGCAGTGGGTGAAGTACCAGACCATGCTGATCAACGAGAACCGCCTCAACCTGATGGATCCGCGGGCACGCAAGTACCTGTCCGAGCAGATGGAAAAGCATTTCTTCGAGGGCGGCGCCGATGCGATCGGCGGCTTTGTGCCCCCGGCGCAGTAA